Within the Gimesia sp. genome, the region TCCAGCACACGGGACTGGAAGAGACTCGCCTGGCCTTTGCCTGCCTTGCGGGCGAGTTCGGCCTGCCGGGTGAGCTCGGGCAGTTTTTCGATGAAGTCTTCGAAGGAATAACGAAACCCTTCGCGGCGTTTGAGACCCAGCACGGTGAGCAGTTCCGGGTTTTCAATACGGAAGACCCGGTGCTTGAACGAAGCTTCCGGATTGGCGATGGTATCGAGGAACCATTTGATGGCGGGCTGCGTTTTACCGTCTGAATCTTTGAAGGTCTGCTTGCCTGAGACAATCCGCAGACTGTTACGGGCCAGAGTGTCGATGGGTTTGGCGCGTCCCTGGTAGAGGACGGGCAGTTCGCCGAACTTGTAGAGATTCATCTGGTTGGCGTCGGGTTTCCGCACAACGGCTTTGCCCATCAGGTAGCCGCCAAAGATGATGAAGATGGTAATCGGAATCAGATATTTCTGGAGTTTTTCGCTGCGCAGTTTGCGCTGGAGTGCGGGAGTCATTTCTCCCGACTTGTCCGCGGCGAACTCTTCAATCGCTTTAGGTTCGGTGCGCTGTTTTTCGCGGCGGCCGAGATAGCGGAGCAGGGTGATCATGAAGTGGTAGAACATGCCAACCACAACGATCATGCAGGAGACATACGGGATCATCCAGCCCATGTTGGTGACGACAGACAGGGTTGTCGTTTCTTCGCCCGTACGGGGATCCTGGTGATAACCACTCTGGTAGAATGTTTCGCCACTGTAACGCAGGGGGTTATTCATCCAGATGTGTACATCGCGGTCGACGTTGCGTTCGTTATCGACGAGGCGGATATCGGAAGAATAGTTCTGCACCGTGCTGGTACCGGCGTAATCATCCTTGCGGACATCGATCAGTTTGACGGTGTAATCTTTGTAGTAGCGTTTGAACCGCAGGAAGAGCTCATAGGGAGTACCATCGACGACGACCTGTTCGCCGAAGTCCCGCAACGAGAGGTCGAGGCTGACCAGGTAGACTCCCAGAGACTCTTTGCTCTTTTTGTCGATGATTTTGATGTAAGCTGCCGGGATGTCGACTCCGCCTCCCATATCGGTTCCGGCGGTATTCCGTGCTGGCAGGGCGATCCATTCTTTACCGACGCCGGTTGTGGCGGGATTGTCGGCTGCTTTTTTCTCTTCAGCGGTCAGCGACGAAATCTTGCGGAGCGACGAGTTCTGATAGTAGTGAATCAGTTCGTAATCGAAGGGGAGTGCGGGGTCTGAGACGACGCCTTCACGGTTTTTGAGCAGGATCGATTTGGGGATGACGGTGACGCGATCTTTCTGGGGATCGGTTTTGTCGATGACGGCCAGTTCAATCTCGCGGATATCCTGGACAAAGTTGGTTGTCTGACCTTCGGAGACGGTCATCTGTGTTTCCACAGCCATGGTGCCCACAATCAGTTCGCTGAGCATCATCAGGCCGACACCGGCGTGCAGGAGCACAACCCCGGCCCGTTTCTTAAAGAGTGGAATACAGCCGGCGAGCAGCACGATACCGACGAAGGTTGCTTTAATCAACTGCCAGAGAATCCGCATGGACGAATCGCTGAAGCGGGCGGCATCCCCTTTGGAGATAAACCAGGCGGTCAAAAATCCGAGCATGATAGCACCGCCGAGTGCGAGACCACGTTCGACTTTGCGATGTTTGGGGAGCATGAAGAACAGGGCCAGGCCACCGATGGCAGACAGGGCGAGTCCTGCTTCAAAGAGCCACCAGAGAACCTGCCAGCTCATGACCGAATATTCCTGGAACCCGTCTTTGTTCGAACCGCCGGCGATGACCAGCCAGGTGAGCAGCAGGCCGACGCCGATAATGCTCCAGCCGATGGTGCGTGCTTTACCTTTACCCTGTACTTTAAAACGAAGCAGGTGGGCTGCCAGCAGGTTGACGCCCATCATGAAACCGATCAGCCAGCCCCCCGGAAAGTAAAAGAACCCAGGGATGCTGTCCGGTTTGATGCCGGGGAAGAAGGAAGGAGGGAAGAAGATTTTGAATTCGATGCGGGCGATGGCGGTGCGGAAGTATTCGTCGATCACAACCCAGATATCTTTTTCGACCTGGGCCAGAGTTCCGGCCAGGATGATAAAGATGGCCATCGCGAACAGGGCCACGGTGATTT harbors:
- the ccsA gene encoding cytochrome c biogenesis protein CcsA encodes the protein MSTNTLPETSHETASPESGSGSANFNKHFLNFLTPLASLKITVALFAMAIFIILAGTLAQVEKDIWVVIDEYFRTAIARIEFKIFFPPSFFPGIKPDSIPGFFYFPGGWLIGFMMGVNLLAAHLLRFKVQGKGKARTIGWSIIGVGLLLTWLVIAGGSNKDGFQEYSVMSWQVLWWLFEAGLALSAIGGLALFFMLPKHRKVERGLALGGAIMLGFLTAWFISKGDAARFSDSSMRILWQLIKATFVGIVLLAGCIPLFKKRAGVVLLHAGVGLMMLSELIVGTMAVETQMTVSEGQTTNFVQDIREIELAVIDKTDPQKDRVTVIPKSILLKNREGVVSDPALPFDYELIHYYQNSSLRKISSLTAEEKKAADNPATTGVGKEWIALPARNTAGTDMGGGVDIPAAYIKIIDKKSKESLGVYLVSLDLSLRDFGEQVVVDGTPYELFLRFKRYYKDYTVKLIDVRKDDYAGTSTVQNYSSDIRLVDNERNVDRDVHIWMNNPLRYSGETFYQSGYHQDPRTGEETTTLSVVTNMGWMIPYVSCMIVVVGMFYHFMITLLRYLGRREKQRTEPKAIEEFAADKSGEMTPALQRKLRSEKLQKYLIPITIFIIFGGYLMGKAVVRKPDANQMNLYKFGELPVLYQGRAKPIDTLARNSLRIVSGKQTFKDSDGKTQPAIKWFLDTIANPEASFKHRVFRIENPELLTVLGLKRREGFRYSFEDFIEKLPELTRQAELARKAGKGQASLFQSRVLELEKKIGIVDLLMQAFNPPQIRPENARQDVMEAFRRQEMLAQRNPPLAIPPKLLEDKDDQKPETATDDQWQTYSASWLRDLLSLSVNNEKENEATQAWTAILVAYSRDNVTDFNKEVRDYQSWLSRNRADLPHTSLNKIDFEAFYNHFEPCYYAAVLYLFAFVLVCLSFLFLQRPLGSAAFWLIVLTFVVHTFALIARIYISGRPPVTNLYSSAVFIGWGAVLAGIVIERINHMGIGNLLASVAGFSTLLIAHMLAGDGDTMAVLQAVLDTQFWLATHVVCITLGYAATFVAGLLGVFYILWGTLTPRMTADAGKEIIRMLYGVLCFAIILSFFGTVLGGLWADDSWGRFWGWDPKENGALIIVLWNALVLHARWGGMVKDRGMAILSIGGNIVTSWSWFGVNELGVGLHSYGFTEGVLLALGLFMLSQLAVIGIGLIPQRKWWSFKQRQA